Part of the Caldalkalibacillus thermarum genome, ACTTAATGTAGAAAAAGAGCAGGCCGAGAAGCTTGTACGTCGTTACGGCAGTAACATTAGGCATATTATCGGCTATTTGAAGCGTATGGGGGTTCAAGAGCCAGAAGTCGTGGTGTTAGATCCGGCAGAAGGGAAGCAGAAAATTGACCCAGTGCTTAAAGCCGAATTATGCTACTGCGTGCAACACGAAATGACGGTCTATGCTGAGGATTATCTGATCCGGCGCACAGGAGCTGCTTATTTCGATAAAGATACCTATGTTGCCCTTTATCCCGTAGTTAATGAATTGCTGAACTCGCCATCTCTTTCTTGCCAAGTCATAAGCTAGTAAGCGGGCCCAGTATCAAGGCCCGCTTATTTTACAGATGAAAACTTTAATCTGTGGTCATGGTGCCGCTTGCTGAACCTGTCTTCCCTGTGAACACAATAGAGAGGATATGAAATATTATGGCGAAAAAACAAATAATCTAACGAAAATGTTTGAAGAATGTCGGTCTTGACAAAATTAACCGGAAAAAAACGCTTGCAAAATGACTAACTATCCATTATAGTTGTTTATGTCAAATGTACACAAAATTAAAAACAAGATTAGGGGGTAATTGAATGAAATTTAATCGCAAATGGCTGTGGCTTGCTGTCCTGGTCCTCACTGTAGGGACGGTGTTGGCTGCCTGTGGCGGCGGTGAAGAGCCCGCTCCTGAAGATACGGAGGGACAGGGAGAAGGGCAAGCCGCTGAAACTCCCGCAGCCGGTGGGGATTTGAAAATTGCAGTGATGTCTGATGCTGTGTCTTTGGACCCGCATGGATCCAATGACAACCCATCTAGTAATGTAACTAGCCAAATCTATGAAACGTTGTTCGTCCGGGACAAAAACGGGGAAATTCAACCCTGGCTTGCTGAAAGCTATGAACAAGTAGATGACGTGACCTGGCATTTTAAATTGCGTGAAGGCATCACTTTCAGCGACGGCACTCCGTTTAATGCCGAAGCGGTAAAAGTCAACCTGGAGCGTATCCTTGACCCTGAATTGGGTTCTCCGCGTGCCTTCATTTTCGACGGCTGGCTGGAAGAAGTCAATGTGCTCGATGAGTACACTGTTGAAATCAAAACCGCCTATCCATTCTCTCCGATTCTGGCTCACTTTACCCACTCTGCCGGACAAATGATCAGCCCGGCTGCTATTGAGGCTGAGCAAAACGGGGAAACAACGATTGCTACTAACCCGGTTGGCACAGGTCCGTTTGTGCTGGAAAGATGGGAATCTGGCCAGGAAATCGTCTTAAAGCGTAATGAGAACTATTGGGGTGAGCCGCCTAAAGTGGACACGGTGACCTTTACCGTTGTGCCAGAAGATTCCACCCGTCTGGCTATGCTGGAAACTGGAGAGGTGCATATTGTTGAGCCTGTACAGCCCAATGATGTGGCTCGGGTGGAAAGTTCTTCCAATATGGAACTTTATCGGACTGACAGTGTCAGCTTAACCTACATCAGCTTTAATACTCAAAAGGAACCATTCAACGACGTGCGCGTGCGTCAAGCCATCTCTATGGCCATTAACAAAGAAGAAATCATCGAAGGCGTCGTTAATGGTATTGGTATTCCTGCTGCTGGCCCGTTGGCTCCCACTGTCTTCGGCTATCATGAAGGGTTAGAGCAGCTTGAGTATAACCCTGAAAAAGCAAAAGAGCTGTTGGCTGAAGCTGGCTATCCAGACGGATTTAAAACCACGATTTGGACCAACGATAACCAAATCAGGGTAGACATCGCTGAAGTTGTTCAAGCCCAATTGAAAGAAGTTGGCATTGAAGTGGACATTGAGGTGCTGGAATGGGGCGCTTACCTGGAAAAAACGGCTAACGGTGAACATGACATGTTTATCCTTGGCTGGGTCACTGTAACAGCTGATGCTGACTACGGCACCTATGCCTTGTTCCACAGCAACAACCACGGGGATCCTGGTAACCGATCCTTCTATACCAATGAAGAAGTAGATGCGATGCTTGATCAAGCCCGCCAGGAAACGGATGAGGCTACCCGCTTAGAGCTGTATAAACAAATTCAGGAGTACCTGGTTGATGAAGCCCCGATGATCTACCTCTATCATCCAGAATATCTGATCGGCTTATCACCCAAGGTGAACGGCTTCTGGTATTCTCCTGATGGCATTATGCATCTGAGAGAAGTATCTATTGAAGAATAATGGTTAGACAAGTGGATAGCACACAGGTGTAAACCCACTATTGTAGAGATAAAAAGGGTTGTATCTTGTCCAAGTGCAACCCTTTTTATCATGTGTTTTTATCATGTATACTAGGATTTCGAGCGTCAAATGTGATGAAGAAAGGGTGAACACACATGACTCAACCAGATGCCAGTCAGACAAACAGCACAGCAGCCCCAGGCCCTACTTCTCCCCCTAAAGTTGGACAAACTCCCTTTAAAAACTGGAAACTCTTCTACAAAAAGCTGAGCAAAAATAAAGCGGCCATGGCTGGCGGCATATTAATTGTCATTTTAGTTATTATTGCCTTATTCCCGTCATTGTTTGCCACCCATGACCCTTTGGCTCAAAATTTGCAAAATAAGTTGGCCAAACCTTCCTCAGAGCATTGGCTGGGTACTGATCACCTGGGCCGGGATATTTACAGCCGGATTATTTATGGCACCCAAATTACCTTGTACGTGGGCTTTGTTTCTGTGCTGATCGGCGCCTTTTTCGGTGTCCTTCTAGGCATTATTTCCGGATATTATGGTGGCTGGATTGACGCATTGATTATGCGAATCATGGATGTTTTGCTGGCTTTTCCAGGCATCCTTTTGGCGTTGGCCATTGTCAGTGCACTAGGGCCCGATATGATCAACGTCATTATTGCTGTGGCCATTTTTGCAGTGCCCACTTTTGCCCGTATTGTCCGGGGCTCCACATTGGCCGTGCGCAAGATGGAGTACATTGAGGCCATCCGTGCGCTGGGAGCAAGGGATGGGAAAATTATTTTTCAACATATTTTGCCCAATGTCATGTCGCCGATCATCGTTCAAGGGACTCTGTATATTGCCTCAGCCATTTTGATTGCCAGCGGTTTGTCTTTCCTTGGATTGGGAGCCCAGCCACCCACACCTGAATGGGGAGCCATGCTGGCCGGCGGAAGAAACTATATTTGGGATGCCCCCCATGTCTCCCTGTACCCGGGAATTGCCATAGTTGTTAGTGTGCTGGCCTTTAACTTGTTAGGCGATGGCTTGAGAGATGCCCTTGATCCCAGAATGAAAAACTAGATGACGAGGTGTACACAATGTTAGTCTATATTGTCCGCAGGATCCTGCAAACCATTCCGGTTTTGATGGGCGTTGTGTTGGTGGTTTTGCTCTTGATGCATCTCATTCCGGGCGACCCCGCTCAGATTATTGCCGGGGAAAGTGCTTCTCCAGAGCGGGTAGAGCAGATGAGGGAGCGTTTGGGCTTAAATGACCCCTTACACATTCAATACCTGAAATATTTAGGTAATGCCGTTCGGGGGGATTTGGGTGAATCCATCCGTTCCGGTCGTCCCGTGACTGAGGAAATTTTTAACTCACGGTTCAGAACCACGGTTGAACTGGCTGTTATCGGTACGCTGCTCAGCATTTTTATCGGTCTTATTGCTGGTATTATCTCAGCTGTTAAACGTTATTCAGTATGGGATGTCAGCGTTATGCTCATCGCCTTATTTGGATTATCCATGCCTAACTTCTGGCTGGGAATTATGCTCATTCTTTGGTTTAGTGTGAATCTGGGCTGGTTCCCTGTTGCTGGATGGGGGACATGGCAGCATATGGTCTTACCCGCCATTACCCTGGGAACGGCTGGTGCGGCTATAATTGCCCGTATGACCCGTTCCAGTATGCTAGAAGTGATCAACCAGGATTATATTCGTACGGCCCGGGCCAAAGGGGTAAAAGAGGCGGTTGTGATTTATAAACACGCTTTGCGCAATGCCCTTATTCCGGTCGTAACCGTTGTTGGCTTGCAGTTTGGTTCCCTGTTGGGAGGAGCAGTGTTAACCGAGGTCGTGTTTGCCATTAATGGTATGGGGCGTCTCATCGTAGATGCAATCTATGCCCGGGACTTTCCAGTTGTTCAAGGTACAGTTCTGGTTGCTTCCGTGTTGTTTGTTTTGGTCAACCTGCTGGTGGACATATCCTACCGACTGCTTAATAAACGGGTGGAATTGAACTAGGAAGGACGGTGAACAGGGATGGGCGTCAAAAGCGGAACCCCCATTCTGGAAGTGAAAAATCTCAAGACCTCTTTTTTTACTGAGGAAGGAGAAGTGAAAGCGGTCGACGGGGTCAGCTTCTCAATAGAAAAAGGAAAAACATTGGGGATCGTCGGGGAATCGGGATGTGGTAAGAGTATTACCTCTTTGTCCATTATGCGCCTCTTGCCCCAGCCGGCAGGTAAAATTGTAGGTGGAGAAATCTGGTTTAAAGGAGAAAATCTGCTGGAGAAATCGGATAAGGAATTCCGTCACATTCGTGGAAAGCATATCTCCATGATCTTTCAGGAGCCAATGACCTCCCTTAATCCTGTGTTTACCGTGGGAGACCAGATTGCTGAGACGATCCGTATCCACGAAAAGAAAAGCAAAAAAGAGGCCTGGGAGAAAGCGGTCGAGATGCTGAAGCTGGTGGGCATCCCTTCTCCAGAAAAACGGGCCAGGCAATATCCCTTTGAATTGTCCGGGGGGATGCGCCAGCGGGTGATGATTGCCATCGCCTTGGCTTGCAGCCCGGAGCTTTTGATCGCGGATGAGCCCACCACGGCACTGGACGTCACCATTCAGGCGCAAATCCTGGAGCTGATAAAAAAGCTGCAGGAAGAGCTGGGAACGACCATTATCATGATTACCCATGACCTTGGGGTTGTGGCCGAGATGTGCGATAAAGTGGCTGTTATGTACGCGGGTAAAGTGGTGGAGTATGCGGATGTCTACACCCTGTTTGAAAATCCGAAACATCCGTACACTATGGGTTTGTTAGAGTCACTGCCCCGCCATGACGAAGACCAGGAAGAGCTGGCCGTCATCAAAGGCTCAGTGCCGAGTCCGTTTAACATGCCCAAGGGCTGCCGTTTTGCACCCCGCTGTCCCCATGCCAAACCGATGTGTTTCGATCATCTGCCCGAACTTCAAACCATGGAGGACGGCAACCAGGTTCGCTGCTGGATCTATACGGACAAGTGGGATGAACAGAAGGAGGTGGCCACAAAATGAGTAAAGCCCCGCTGCTTCAAGTGGAGAATCTGAAACAATATTTCCCGATTAAAGGTGGTATATTCGGACGCACCATTAATTACGTCAAAGCGGTGGATGATATCAGCTTCCACGTCAATGAGGGTGAAACGGTCAGTGTCGTTGGCGAATCGGGGTGCGGCAAATCAACTACGGGGCGTGCCATCCTCCGTTTGGAAGAGCCCACCGCAGGGAGAGTGATTTTTCAAGGACAAGATTTGCTTAAATTAAGCAAGACGGAGATGCGTAAAAAACGCAAGGATTTGCAGATCATTTTCCAAGACCCATTTGCTTCCCTTAACCCAAGGCAGACAGTGCGTCAAATTTTGGAAGAAGCTTTGGCTATTCAAAATGTGGTCCCGCGCAACCAGCGGCGCCAGCGTGTCATTGAGTTACTGGAAATGGTAGGCTTAAATGCAGATCAGGCCGACCGTTATCCCCATGAATTTAGCGGTGGCCAGAGACAACGAATCGGCATTGCCCGCGCCTTGTCTGTTGAACCCAAACTGGTGATCTGTGATGAAGCTGTCTCGGCCTTGGACGTGTCCGTTCAGGCTCAGGTGCTCAATCTGTTAAAAAAATTGCAGCGTGAATTTAATTTGACCTATCTGTTTATTTCCCATGATATGGGTGTAGTCCGTCATATCTCAGACCGGATTATTGTGATGTACCTGGGTAAAATCGTAGAAATGGGAGATAAGCAATCACTCTTTGAAAACCCGCAGCATCCCTATACCCGGGCGCTGTTATCTGCCATTCCGGTGGCTGATCCGAGACGGAAGAAAGAGCGGATCATTCTTAAGGGCGATGTGCCCTCACCGATTGATCCCCCTCAAGGCTGCCGCTTCCACACCCGCTGTCCCTTTGTGATGGACCGCTGTAAAACGGAGGCGCCGCCGATGCATAAACTGGGCCCGCAGCATGAGGCTGCCTGTCATCTGCTGGAGGAAGGCCCGGTCGATTACAGCCAATTGCTGAAAGAGATCAAGATTTCCTAACCTGTGCTCATCTCAAGGGATGTTAAGTATCTCAAGGGATGTTAAGTAATGATATGATAGATCATGACAATGATCAACGGCCGCAGTTCCGTTGCTATACGGAGTTGCGGCTTATTTTTCACTTTACAGTTGATGACTTGTCAAGCTGGGAAAAATAAGAAACAATAAGGATAGTACTGAAGGGAAAGGTTGGTAGAGCATGCGTCCTCTTTTGCAAGTCGAGCACGTCACAGGCGGGTATACGGCAACGAAACCCGTCATACATGACATCAGTTTTGACATTAATGCAGGAGAAATTGTCTCGCTTATTGGACTGAACGGTGCCGGAAAAAGCACCACCATTAAGCATATCCTGGGACTTCTCTCGCCTCATGAGGGCTCCATTATGATTGATGGCTGTAGCTTCAAGGATGATCCAGACCGTTACCGCTCTTTGTACAGCTATATCCCTGAATCCCCTGTTTATTATGAGGAACTGAACTTGTGGGAACATCTGGAACTGGCGGCGATGGCGTATGGCCTGGACCGGTTGACCTTTGAAAAGCGGGCTGAACATTTATTGCAAGAGTTTCGCATGGAGAAAAAGAAGCATCAATTTCCCGCTCAGTTCTCCAAGGGGATGAAACAAAAGTTGATGATTATGATGGCCTTTCTGGTACAACCCAAACTGTATATTGTGGACGAGCCTCTCCTGGGGCTTGACCCGCTGGGCATCCGCTCTTTGCTGGAATGGCTGGTGGCTTGCAAGGAAAAAGGGGCGGGGATTTTAATGTCGACCCATATTTTAGCCACCGCTGAACGTTACTGTGACCGTTTTGTCATTATCCATGAGGGGCGCATCCGTGCCAAGGGCACCCTTGAGGAATTGCGCCAGATGAGCGGGATGCCTGCAGCCAGCCTGGATGATATTTATCTTACACTGACTGAGGTTGATGAAAGATGAAGAAAGCAGTCACTCAAGCTTCAAAACGTACCAGTACTGCCTCTGGTGCTGACCAGAACGAGCGCATGTTTCTGGATGTGGAGCAATTAGCCAGGAATCGGATTCAAGAATTTGTGACCGAAGCGGTTCGTTATTGGCAGCTGATTGCCTCGAGCGGTTTGCTGTTTACTGTGGTCGTGCTCTTAATTATCGGCATGATTTATTATGATCAGATTGTAGCTTGGATCCCGGACTGGATGCCCATGGGCTTCATTTATGCCGTTGTGTTTTGCTGGCTTGTTGCTCGGGCTCCCCAGCGTCATTTTTTGCATGAGGCCGATCTGATTTTTCTCACCCCTGTGGAGAGCCGGATGGACGATTATTTCCGGCACACATACCGCTATAACCTCATGTTACAAAGCGCTGCTGTCGTCGTTACATCAATCTTGCTTTACCCCTTTTGGCGGGATACGGTAGCCGCGGCAGAGCAGCCGGTCTGGGTCTATTTTTTGATCCCCTTGGTTTTAAAAGGGTGGAATTTTTCTTCCCATTGGAACATGTTGCGTCATATGGACGAACGTAAAGTGGAGATTCACCGGGGATTAAGAATCTTGTTCAGCTTTATTTTCCTGTTATGGTGGTTTTACCAGGGGCCTGCTTGGCTGTTGCCAATGCTGGTCTTGCCGCTAGTGGCCTTTTTCTTATATGAGCGGAAAGTGGTCCGTTCCCATGGTTACCGCTGGATGCGTCTGTTGGAGCTGGAACGGAAACAGCTCAGCCGGTTTTATGCTTTCTGTCAGGCTTTTGTGGATGTGCCGCACATGGGAACTCGTGTCCGCAAACGGCCCTGGCTCAGCTATGTGACGGCCTTACTGCCCTTTAACAGGACTTCTGTCTATCGCTACTTATATCTCAAGACGTTTATCCGTGCCCAAGATTATTTGGGGATTTATGTCCGTTTGACTCTCATCGGGACAGTGATGATTTATGTGCTGAACGAAGTATGGGTGAAGGGGCTCGTTTATCTTTTGTTTCTGTTTGTAGCAGCGACTCAGTTGCAGGCGGTATGGACACATCATCAACAGCAGTTTTGGCACCAGCTGTTTCCCCTTTCCCACAGAGAGCAAAGGGACAGCTTCGTGTGGATGTGCCGGGTCGTGCTGGGGATGCAGGCACTCGTCATGTTTATGCCGATTCTTGTGTCCGGCTCTCTGATCTCTGTTCAGCTCATGATTTTAGCGGCAGCAACAGCTTTTATATACTTCTTCACACGGAGAATCGGCATGAGAATAAGTGCCCTTTAAGATGAAACAAAATAATTAAAACAAAAAAAAAGAGGCCTTGTCCCAGGCCTAATCTCAAAAGGTGAAGGTATGAGTAAACAATTGAGGTGATACACATCATTCCATGGTTAACCAACATTAAGCGCTGCGAATTGCTGTTAGGATTGCCATACCCATCCGCCTTCAGTTTGAACCAATACCCCTCTTTGTTCAACCTGACATTCAGGACAGGTATCCGTATAGGAATCGTATAGCTCATGAAACTCTTTGTGGCAATGGGGACATATTTTTGCCGAATTGTAGCGCTCAAACTTGATCATGGTTTCTCTCCTCTCCCTCCCAAGGTGTTAAATTTGTTGTTGTTTTTATTATATGTGTTATAACACAAAAGTTCAATATTAATTTTTGATATATAACAGATTTTTTGTAAAAAAGTGCTTCTGGCCAGCAAAAAGGAGACCTGCAGTACAGATCTCCTTCTTGCCAAATGAAGATGTCTTTACTTTTTCAGCGGTTGCCATGACCAGTATGTAAGGGAGCGCCACAACCACTCTGCCGGGCCATAACGGAAATGGCCTAACCATATGCGGCTAAAGCATACTTGCAACGGATAGAGGACGGCGGCGATGATCACCCACCAGACAGGGGCCACCTGATTATACAGGCCCAACCCATAGTTATAAAACAGGAGCGTACAGATGATAGACTGCAGCAAGTAATTGGTGAGCGCCATGCGGCCCACGGGAGCCAGGTAAGCCAGACGCCGTTGCCATCTTTGGCGGCGACAGAGCTGTAGCAGCGAGGTGATGTAGAAGAAACACAATCCAGGTCCGGCCACACACACACTGACAAAATGGAGCCATTGATAGAGGGTTAACCCGGTGTGTAGCATCTGTTGGTGACTGTAGACCTGCAACAGGGCAGCAGGTACACCAATACACAGACTTAACAGGCGGATGCGCCGGAACAGTGTTTCATGTTGATGCAGCTGTTGGTAGAACCGCCGTTTGCCCACATAAAGGCCTGTTAAAAACATGGCCAAAACAAGGGGAGCAACGAAAATGGAGTTGATGGCCATAAACAGATAATCAAACATACGCTGGGCCGTAATTTCCAGAAAGGTTCCGCTCCCGTAAGCAGCAATGGAGCGCTCAATATAGTGGTAAGCCGATTGCTCCCACTGGGGGTCACTAAATTCACCGCCAAAACCTGGAGCCAAGAGCAAGGTCACCACAACCACGGGCACTGCCCACAAACCCACGGCCCAAGCCAGAAGGGTTTTGGGAGAAGAGCGACGGAAAAACAGAAGGATAAAACTAAGAACCGAATAAAGCATGAGAATATCGCCGGCCCAAATGAAAAAGGCATGGATCATGCCAATTATGAAGAGCACCACCAATCTGCGGGTAAACAGGGGCAAAACCGAATAACCTTTGGCCTCTGCTCTCTCCATAAACAGGACAAAGCCTAAACCAAATAAGAAAGAAAACATGGTAAAAAATTTGGCTTCAGCAAAAAACTGAATGCCCCACAGCGCCAATTTATCCCCCAGACTTTCCCACTCATCTATTCCTGCCATTTGAATATAAACCACCGGCGAAGCGAAAAAAGCCATGTTGGCCAATAAAATCCCTAACAGGGCGAATCCGCGTATCTGATCCAATACTTCCAGGCGTTCCTGAGGTGAGGTGGGGTGGAGAGACATCTCTTGGTTCTCAACTCCTTGACGGGTCTACATGCAAAAGGAGAATGGTTGTCAACCACTCTCCTGTCATCATTTTTTAGTAGAGGCAAAAAAGTGACGTTATTTTCCAGCGGGTGGTGAAGAAGGTCTAATACTTACTGTCTGGATGGTGCTCAATACCCAAAAATTCCTCGATTCTCTTGGTCAGCTCCTGTGCGGTACTGGCCAGGTCGTAGTTGGGGATGGAGATGTCACACTTATCTTTATAGGCCATAATTTCTTCATAGTGGCTTAAGTGACGCTTAATCGTTTCGGGATCATCCCCCCGCTCAATTTGCCGTTGAATGACAGTGTCCCGGTCGGCATAAACAAAAATGGTTAAGGTTTTGGTAAATTCCCTTTTGAAAATTTCACATCCCTCTGGGCTTAAAATAGCAATTAAACTGCCCGCTTTTTCTAATAGATCTTGGCAATCTTGTTTGCGGATTCCGTAGTAGAAGCCGTCCATTTGAACCACTTCAATAAACTCACCAGCCCCTTGCATCTCTTTGAACGTATCTTCAGTTACAAAGTTGTATTCTTTGCCATCTGTTTCACGGGGAAGTTTAGGGCGGGTGGTATAGGAGGTGACCATTGGTATATGCAGCGTGACACCGATTGCATTAGCCAAAGTAAATCGTCCTGATCCGTCGGGTCCAACAAATAACAACGCTCTTCCTTCTAAGGGCATATGATCTCCTCCAATCAAGATGAATCATAAAAATTCTGACACTATCGTTCTAAGTATACCATTCTTTTAGCAAAAAAGATAGCCTTAAAGGAAAGATATGGGGATTTTTACGTTGATTTGTTATGATGATAAAAAGGGAGATGAACGGTGAGGAGAGATAGGCATGCAGATGGATGATGAGCATAACAAGGGTAAAAAAGGAGGAGCCTCCTCATGAAGACAAATAAATATTCATTTAAAACAGAAACAAGGGATACCAAACGCCTCTTTATCGCTCTGCCCCTCCCTTATGCAGTGCGCCAACATCTTAAGGAAAGGGCCAGTCAGTGCAAAAGACAATGGCCATTTAAAAAATGGGTGCATGTTGAGGATTATCATCTCACGCTCAAGTTTTTGGGCGACACGACCCTGACACGTCTACCGCGGCTGAACCGCTCCCTTGCTGAGATTGCCTCATGCTTTTCTCCCTTTAAATTGTCCCTGGAAAATCTGGGTGTCTTTGGTGATCCAAGCCGTCCGCGCATTCTGTGGATTGGTGTTCAGGGAGAGCTTGACGTGCTCAATAACTTGCAACACAAGGTCGAAGAGGAAATGGCCAAGCTGGGTTATCCTGCTGACAACAGGCCCTACCGCCCCCATGTGACCCTGGCCCGAACATACAGGGGAAAGCAAACATTTGATATTCGCTCCCTTAACCAGGGTGTTCAGCTGAACAGCGATAAAATCACTTGGCAGGTTAAAGAGGTGGTACTATATGAAAGCCGCGCGGATCTTCTACCGATGTATAAGCCACAGTTAATAGTTCAGTTGGGGCATAAGTTTGGGAACTATTACAGTCAATAATATTTTGCTATTTTGTCAAAAGATATTCACAAATACAATGGCCCATGTTATAATTTAGATAAAACTTTTGAATACGTATACAAAAAATTAACCAAGCACTTCGACTGACGCTAGAAAGAGGACAGATCATGGTCTCATCTAAATTGGTAGCAAAACTAGCCGGGGTTTCCCAGGCTACGGTCTCCCGGGTCATTAATGGCTCGCCCCATGTGCGCAAGGAGACCCGCGAAAAAGTGGAGCGGGCCATGAAGGAACTGGGTTACCGTCCCAATATGATCGCCCGCAGTTTGGTCTTGAATCGAACAAAAACACTGGCCTTGATATCCGGGGGATTGGAAAATCCTTTCTATTCTGAGGTGGCGACTGCTATCATTAACACGGCGACCGTTAAAGGCTACAACACACTGGTCTATTTTGAACAATCCCATGGCATGGATGAGATTATTGATGAGGTATTAAGCCATCATGTCGAAGGAATCATTATTTCTTCTATCAATCTACAACACCCCATTTATGATACGTTGGAACAATCCGGAATCCCGTTTATTATGATTAACCGCAAGCACCAAAAAGAGGGCCATTACGTGGTGTTGGACAACCATACTGCCGGACGTTTGGCTATGGAACATCTGGTTCAGCTTGGGCACCAACGGATTGGGATGGTGCTGGGACCTGCTAATATTTCTACTTTTCTTGAACGCAAAGAAGGGGCACTACAAGTTTTAGAGGAAAACGGCATCAAGTTTAATCCTGCATATTTACAAGAAGTGAATTTAACCGCACAGGACATCAAATCTGCTGTAACTGAACTAGTGTATCTTGCCAATCCGCCCACTGCGCTTTTGTGCGGCACAGATCACATAGCGCTTATAGCCATGGATATACTGTTAAGTATGAATCTACGTATTCCCGACGATATCAGTGTCATCGGTTTTGATGATATTGCCTTGGCTGGCCATCAAGCCATACAATTGACTAGTGTGGCGCATAACATTGAACAGATGGGGGAATTGGGGGTTAATCTGTTAGTTAATTTAATTGAGGAAGAAAATAATACTTCAGCTTATAAACAGATTCAGCTTAAACCTCACTTGGTGATTCGTAATACCACCGCAAAACTGAATCACTAGATACACTCTATTTATGCCTGTATCTCTTTTTATAGCTTATTATGAATCCGCATACATTTTGTTTAGGGGGTGATCCTGCAAGAATAATATTTAGATTCTATAATTATGGAAATTTATAGAAGTTTTAATATTTAAAAATGTATACGTATACAATCTTGGGAGTTTTCATCAAAAATAAAGAAAAAACAATTAGGGGGAAGATTAGTTATGATTAAGCGCAGCAAATGGTTTGTCATTGCTAGTGCACTGTTTATGTTGGTACTGGCAGGTTGCGGTAATCAAACGGCTGATGATGGCGGTCAAGCCGCGGAGGAGGCCGGAACAGAGCAGGCAGTTGAACTCGTTTTATCCCATACAGCTTTACCTGGCACTCCCATCTATCTCACTTATGAAAAATTTAAAGAAGAGCTGGAAGAGCGTACCGAAGGAAGTGTCACAGTCAAAATTCACCATAGTGCCACTTTAGCTGGTGATACCCAAGGGATAGAGATGTTACAAAACGGCACTTTAGATATTGCCTCTGCGGCAACGAACAATATGGCCCCGTTTACAGATTTGTTCCTGGTGTTTGATCTGCCGTATATATTTGAGGATGTGTATGCTACTCACAAGGTGCTAAACGGAGATGTTGGGCAAGAGTTTAAGGAAAAGGCAGAAGAGGAGTTAGATTTGAAGCTGCTCTTTTTCCTTGATCCTGGTACTCAGCGAGATGTCATGAACTCAAAGAGGGAAGTGCGTGTGCCTGAAGATTTAAGAGGACTGCGCTTCCGTACAGCTGAAAGCCCAATAGAAATGGCCTATGTGGAAGCATTGGGTGCTGTAGCTACACCGATTACTTGGGTTGAGGTATATTCTGCCCTTGAACAAGGTGTAGTCGACGGTTTGGCGCAACAA contains:
- a CDS encoding TRAP transporter substrate-binding protein; amino-acid sequence: MIKRSKWFVIASALFMLVLAGCGNQTADDGGQAAEEAGTEQAVELVLSHTALPGTPIYLTYEKFKEELEERTEGSVTVKIHHSATLAGDTQGIEMLQNGTLDIASAATNNMAPFTDLFLVFDLPYIFEDVYATHKVLNGDVGQEFKEKAEEELDLKLLFFLDPGTQRDVMNSKREVRVPEDLRGLRFRTAESPIEMAYVEALGAVATPITWVEVYSALEQGVVDGLAQQFHWVVTANLHEVIRYVTETGGIHAMHMAFMNKDSFDKLSEAQQQAVLEAAQVAQDYNFEIAPKMADEMKQQMIDEGVQFYTPTEEELAQWREISVSIWDLFTDRIPEDLIERIQEAQR